The following proteins are co-located in the Eriocheir sinensis breed Jianghai 21 chromosome 1, ASM2467909v1, whole genome shotgun sequence genome:
- the LOC126995609 gene encoding circumsporozoite protein-like, translating into MNGKWKRALRKVKKRMVFSKYEQVLQRRDSERDLGEYRDADLGSGSLSGSGFGAAGGGPGGVAGGGPGGGAGGGSSSSSTGSAVVRSRGVTGSGAGSTASGGGAMGPVANGGGASETGGAARDGSSTNGGGSVGRRAQRLPSLRLANGRVAVTGPLTGSEEEVRSPRSATLKDDIKISVETTTCTDSLVTAVEDETAFVNDCILPEMNYRDVSKVHFGGDDVSLYGTPKEELGPGQLCVGAAGATPGLEPKPSFLKNQLQALFQPTDNRLAMKLFGSRKALMKERIRQKAAGHWIIHPCSNFR; encoded by the coding sequence GGACAGCGAGCGGGATCTCGGCGAGTACCGCGATGCTGACCTTGGGTCAGGCTCGCTCTCCGGCAGCGGCTTCGGGGCGGCCGGAGGCGGCCCTGGGGGCGTGGCAGGGGGCGGGCCtgggggcggggcagggggcggcagcagcagcagcagcactggcAGTGCAGTTGTGAGGTCTCGAGGAGTGACGGGTAGCGGGGCGGGGTCAACAGCATCAGGGGGAGGAGCTATGGGCCCCGTGGCCAACGGGGGCGGTGCCTCGGAAACGGGCGGGGCGGCGAGGGACGGCTCCAGCACCAACGGAGGCGGGAGCGTGGGGCGGCGCGCCCAGCGCCTGCCTAGTCTTCGGTTGGCCAACGGGCGCGTGGCTGTGACGGGCCCACTGACCGGCTCGGAGGAGGAGGTGCGTTCCCCTCGCTCCGCCACACTCAAAGACGATATCAAGATCTCAGTCGAGACTACCACATGCACCGACTCGCTGGTCACCGCCGTCGAGGATGAAACAGCCTTTGTGAACGACTGCATCTTGCCAGAGATGAATTATCGAGATGTGAGCAAAGTGCACTTCGGAGGCGACGATGTGTCGCTCTATGGCACGCCGAAGGAGGAGCTGGGACCCGGGCAGCTCTGTGTTGGGGCGGCGGGAGCGACGCCCGGGTTAGAGCCTAAGCCATCCTTCCTCAAAAACCAGCTGCAGGCGCTCTTCCAGCCCACCGACAACAGATTAGCCATGAAGCTCTTCGGCTCCAGGAAGGCGCTCATGAAGGAGCGCATCAGGCAAAAAGCTGCGGGCCACTGGATCATCCATCCCTGCTCTAACTTCAGGTGA